The following are from one region of the Abiotrophia defectiva ATCC 49176 genome:
- a CDS encoding LysR family transcriptional regulator produces the protein MNLKDLQYFYDLCQLQSYTKVAKQHKVSQPTISYAIKRLEDSFNCKLIHHDPSHRTFKLTEQGKILLKHTELILHETISTRKEIDHSLAHYSTVGFPPIILHYLFTTLNEKNEIAFLKNIRPMRGGSVELLNLLLKGELDASLLGLIEPLNHPSIEMKELFHKKLYVVLSKDHPLATAPVFSFEELLDQSFILLDEHFVHLKAFEILNQKYQNKAEIFFKSDDIIIIKELLKKKVGISLLADIALSDEDYDLIKIPLIPKDQIIFTVYYAYLKSTRPSSEVQALFDLIKSYE, from the coding sequence ATGAACTTAAAAGATCTCCAATATTTTTATGACCTTTGCCAGCTTCAATCCTATACTAAGGTTGCTAAACAACACAAAGTTAGTCAACCTACTATTTCTTATGCTATCAAACGATTAGAAGATAGCTTTAACTGCAAGTTGATTCACCACGATCCCTCACACCGAACCTTCAAGCTAACTGAACAGGGTAAAATTCTTCTGAAGCACACTGAGTTGATCTTACATGAAACCATTTCTACCCGTAAAGAAATAGATCACTCTTTAGCCCATTACTCTACCGTGGGTTTCCCACCCATTATTCTTCATTATCTTTTCACTACTTTAAATGAAAAAAATGAGATTGCTTTTTTAAAGAACATCCGCCCTATGCGGGGTGGCTCAGTAGAATTATTAAATCTTCTCCTCAAGGGAGAACTAGATGCCAGCCTACTCGGTTTAATTGAACCACTAAATCATCCATCCATAGAGATGAAAGAACTTTTTCATAAAAAACTTTATGTTGTTCTATCCAAGGACCACCCTCTTGCTACTGCTCCTGTCTTCAGTTTCGAAGAATTACTCGATCAATCCTTTATACTCTTAGATGAACACTTTGTTCACCTAAAGGCTTTTGAAATTCTCAATCAAAAGTATCAAAATAAAGCAGAGATTTTCTTTAAGAGTGATGATATTATAATTATTAAAGAACTTTTAAAGAAAAAAGTTGGTATTAGCTTACTGGCCGACATCGCTCTTTCTGATGAAGATTATGACTTAATAAAAATCCCTCTTATACCAAAAGACCAGATAATATTTACAGTTTATTATGCTTATCTCAAATCAACTAGGCCATCATCTGAAGTACAGGCTCTATTTGATTTAATTAAATCATATGAGTAG
- the rpsI gene encoding 30S ribosomal protein S9 — protein sequence MSKAQYLGTGRRKNSVARVRLVPGTGVFTVNGRTLEEYIPFPHLHEVIKQPFAVTETLGQYDVLVNANGGGFNGQSGAIRHGIARALLTVDPDFRPALKAAGLLTRDPRMVERKKPGLKKARKASQFSKR from the coding sequence TTGTCTAAAGCACAATACTTAGGTACAGGTCGTCGTAAAAACTCTGTTGCTCGTGTACGTTTAGTGCCCGGAACTGGTGTATTCACTGTCAATGGTCGTACATTGGAAGAATACATTCCATTCCCTCACTTACACGAAGTAATCAAACAACCATTCGCAGTGACTGAAACTCTCGGTCAATACGACGTATTGGTGAACGCTAACGGTGGTGGCTTCAACGGCCAATCCGGTGCAATCCGTCACGGTATCGCACGTGCGCTCTTAACTGTTGATCCTGACTTCCGTCCAGCCCTGAAAGCTGCAGGTCTCTTGACCCGTGACCCACGTATGGTTGAACGTAAGAAGCCAGGGTTGAAAAAGGCTCGTAAAGCTTCTCAATTCTCAAAACGTTAA
- the rplM gene encoding 50S ribosomal protein L13, whose amino-acid sequence MRTTYMAKKNEVERNWVLVDATDVPLGRLSAVVASILRGKNKPTYTPHVDTGDFVVIVNADKVALTGKKATDKIYYRHTGHPGGLKQITAGELREKNPVRLVEQSIKGMLPSNRLGRRQFTKLHVYAGAEHNHAAQQPQALDIQSLI is encoded by the coding sequence GTGCGTACAACATACATGGCTAAGAAAAACGAAGTTGAACGTAACTGGGTGCTTGTAGACGCAACAGATGTCCCATTGGGTCGTTTGTCTGCTGTAGTGGCATCAATTTTACGTGGTAAAAACAAACCGACTTACACCCCTCACGTTGACACGGGTGACTTTGTCGTAATCGTCAATGCTGATAAGGTAGCCTTGACCGGTAAGAAAGCAACCGACAAGATCTACTACCGTCACACTGGCCACCCAGGTGGTTTGAAACAAATCACTGCTGGTGAATTACGTGAAAAGAACCCAGTTCGTTTGGTAGAACAATCTATCAAAGGGATGTTACCAAGCAACCGCTTAGGTCGTCGTCAATTCACTAAATTACATGTCTACGCTGGTGCTGAGCACAACCATGCTGCTCAACAACCTCAAGCATTGGACATCCAATCATTAATTTAA
- a CDS encoding NAD(P)/FAD-dependent oxidoreductase: protein MTHPSFDVLVVGAGSSGLMAAINAASQGARVLLLEKNKRPGRKLLLSGGGRCNVTNRTSRQDLIAHIPGNGKFLYSALNQFDQDDIIDFFQSRGVTLKEEDHGRMFPVTNSARTILDTLLAELEALDVTIWYEAPVERLLLDREAGRVRGVLLASGREVLAPAVVLAVGGRAYPKTGATGDGYAWARAAGHTIERLYATEAPLLSQDSFIVDKSLQGVSLRDVAVTVWDAAGTSGQANGKRQPDKTSPAQTAENTPAKQSSAPAKTIVTHQMDMIFTHFGFSGPAILRCSGHVNQWLFAHPEAESCLLTVNFQPNLTKAELSAQAEAGRDKQLLTLLKQWVPERLALVLCQQLGVAPEIAFKQLTHAQVAQLWGLMTAFPLNATGSQLLEKGFVTGGGVSTKEVNPKTMESKLTQGLFFCGEFLDINGYTGGYNITAAFVTGTIAGQYAAWKSFELQG, encoded by the coding sequence ATGACACATCCTAGCTTCGACGTCCTCGTGGTCGGTGCCGGTTCCAGTGGCCTCATGGCCGCCATTAATGCCGCCAGCCAAGGGGCTCGCGTCCTCCTCCTGGAGAAGAATAAGCGGCCCGGCCGCAAGCTCCTGCTATCAGGTGGCGGGCGCTGTAACGTCACCAACCGAACCAGCCGCCAGGACCTGATTGCTCACATTCCCGGCAACGGCAAATTCCTCTACTCGGCCCTCAATCAATTCGACCAAGACGATATTATTGACTTCTTCCAGTCCCGGGGCGTCACCCTCAAGGAAGAGGACCACGGCCGCATGTTCCCGGTGACCAATTCGGCCCGGACCATTCTGGACACCCTGCTGGCTGAGCTTGAAGCCCTAGATGTCACCATCTGGTATGAAGCGCCCGTTGAGCGCCTACTCCTGGACCGGGAAGCCGGCCGGGTGCGTGGCGTCCTACTGGCTAGTGGCCGAGAGGTACTGGCGCCTGCGGTGGTGCTAGCCGTGGGTGGCCGCGCCTATCCTAAGACCGGGGCCACCGGCGATGGCTACGCCTGGGCCCGGGCTGCCGGCCACACCATTGAGCGCCTTTATGCTACCGAAGCCCCGCTCTTGAGCCAGGATAGCTTCATTGTAGACAAATCTCTACAAGGCGTCTCCCTGCGTGACGTGGCAGTGACAGTCTGGGATGCGGCGGGAACTAGTGGTCAGGCAAACGGAAAACGCCAGCCAGATAAAACTAGCCCGGCCCAAACAGCCGAAAACACGCCTGCCAAACAATCTAGCGCCCCCGCCAAGACCATCGTCACCCACCAAATGGACATGATTTTCACCCACTTTGGCTTCTCTGGCCCTGCCATCCTGCGTTGTTCCGGCCACGTCAACCAGTGGCTCTTTGCCCATCCGGAGGCGGAATCCTGCCTGCTAACGGTCAACTTCCAGCCTAACCTGACGAAGGCTGAACTGAGCGCCCAAGCTGAGGCCGGCCGCGACAAACAGCTGCTTACCTTGCTCAAACAGTGGGTGCCTGAGCGCCTAGCTTTGGTCCTCTGCCAGCAATTAGGGGTGGCGCCGGAAATTGCCTTCAAGCAGCTGACCCATGCCCAAGTCGCCCAGCTCTGGGGGCTGATGACAGCCTTTCCGCTAAACGCGACCGGCTCTCAACTTCTGGAAAAGGGCTTTGTGACCGGGGGCGGTGTCTCCACCAAGGAAGTCAATCCTAAGACCATGGAGTCCAAGCTGACCCAAGGCCTCTTCTTCTGTGGCGAGTTTCTAGACATTAACGGCTACACCGGCGGCTACAACATCACCGCCGCCTTCGTGACCGGCACCATCGCCGGCCAATACGCCGCCTGGAAAAGCTTCGAGCTACAAGGCTGA
- a CDS encoding substrate-binding domain-containing protein has protein sequence MFKQKKWGSRRFKWALATLVTGLLAGVLGPFGVEAAAASSVSGQPIIVVSREAGSGTRQAFVELAKVVNAQGDDNITVEADVLNTTGGVLQVVAGNPAAIGYISFGSLNDSIQALSLDGVAVSAEAVRDGSYPLARPFNLAWKEEGLSDLGQDFMSFVFSREGQAMVESAGYISPGSKATWQEQAAGTYDYSSDGHKGQLSLVGSTSLTPVIEKLAERYEKLNPGVKINVTSNGSTAGFTAALDGTADIGMLSRELTTSEASQVGHATFALDGIVVVVNPAQSQLKNLTLTELQAIFSGQKTHW, from the coding sequence ATGTTTAAGCAAAAGAAATGGGGGAGCCGGCGTTTTAAGTGGGCGCTGGCGACTCTAGTGACTGGGCTTCTAGCCGGCGTCCTTGGGCCATTTGGCGTAGAGGCAGCTGCTGCTAGCTCGGTCAGCGGCCAGCCCATTATTGTGGTTAGCCGGGAAGCAGGGTCTGGAACGCGCCAGGCCTTTGTGGAATTGGCTAAGGTAGTCAATGCCCAAGGCGACGACAATATCACCGTGGAAGCTGACGTCCTTAATACGACGGGCGGCGTCCTCCAGGTGGTGGCAGGCAATCCGGCGGCTATTGGCTATATTTCCTTTGGTTCCCTCAATGACAGCATCCAGGCCCTGAGCTTGGATGGGGTGGCGGTCAGCGCTGAGGCAGTGCGTGACGGCTCCTACCCCCTGGCCCGGCCCTTTAACCTAGCTTGGAAAGAAGAGGGGCTAAGCGACCTGGGTCAAGACTTCATGTCCTTCGTCTTCTCGCGTGAGGGGCAGGCCATGGTGGAAAGCGCCGGCTATATCAGCCCCGGTAGCAAGGCAACTTGGCAGGAGCAGGCGGCCGGCACCTATGACTACAGTTCGGATGGCCACAAGGGCCAGCTGAGTTTAGTTGGGTCGACTTCCTTGACGCCGGTCATTGAAAAGCTAGCCGAGCGTTACGAGAAGCTCAATCCTGGCGTTAAGATTAATGTGACCTCCAACGGGTCGACTGCCGGCTTCACTGCCGCTCTGGATGGCACCGCCGATATCGGCATGCTGTCACGGGAGTTGACTACTAGCGAGGCTAGCCAGGTCGGGCATGCTACCTTTGCCTTGGATGGCATCGTGGTGGTGGTCAACCCGGCTCAGAGTCAGCTGAAAAACCTGACGCTGACCGAATTACAAGCCATTTTCAGTGGCCAGAAAACTCATTGGTAA
- the phoU gene encoding phosphate signaling complex protein PhoU, whose product MRNNYVQELEALHNKLLGLGKAAETSVNKATKAYIESDTELAHEVFSDDLRINATTAEIEKDTHKIIALQQPVAQDLRMLFAVLHVSIDLERIADHAVSIGTIALRNQDHDEESQTVKGYLARMAQVAEKMIADALDSYITRDAKKARKVALMDEEIDELLEAVYRDTAERMERKRELIPAGIDYLGVAGSLERIGDYVTNICERVVFLNTGEIVELN is encoded by the coding sequence ATGCGTAATAACTATGTTCAAGAATTAGAAGCCTTACACAACAAGCTCTTAGGCCTAGGCAAGGCGGCTGAAACCTCAGTCAACAAGGCCACAAAAGCCTATATCGAAAGTGACACCGAGTTAGCTCACGAAGTCTTCAGTGATGACCTGAGAATCAACGCGACAACGGCTGAAATCGAAAAAGATACTCACAAGATTATTGCCTTGCAACAACCTGTAGCCCAAGACTTGCGTATGCTCTTCGCCGTTCTCCATGTCAGCATCGACTTGGAACGGATTGCTGACCATGCAGTTTCCATCGGGACTATTGCCCTGCGCAATCAAGATCACGACGAAGAAAGCCAGACGGTTAAGGGCTACCTAGCCCGCATGGCGCAAGTGGCCGAGAAGATGATTGCGGACGCCTTGGATAGCTACATCACTCGCGACGCTAAAAAGGCCCGTAAGGTGGCTCTCATGGACGAGGAAATTGATGAATTGCTGGAGGCAGTCTATCGCGATACGGCTGAGCGCATGGAGCGCAAACGGGAGTTGATTCCGGCCGGGATTGACTATTTGGGTGTGGCTGGCAGCTTGGAGCGTATTGGCGACTATGTGACCAACATTTGCGAGCGGGTAGTCTTCCTCAATACGGGCGAAATCGTCGAGCTCAACTAG
- the pstB gene encoding phosphate ABC transporter ATP-binding protein PstB, with protein MTQPYKFNVTNLNLYYGDFHALKNVNMQLEDKVVTSFIGPSGCGKSTFLKTLNRMQDLVPSARVEGLIELDGKNIYSKNYDVTQLRKQVGMVFQQPNPFPKSIYDNIAYGPRTHGIKDSQVLDEIVENSLKGAAIWDMVKDKLHSNATELSGGQQQRICIARAIANDPEVLLMDEPTSALDPISTNKIEDLIQELKDRYAIVIVTHNMQQAARISDKTAFFLSGEVVEFGDTAQIFTDPHDQRTNDYISGRFG; from the coding sequence ATGACTCAGCCATACAAGTTTAATGTTACCAATCTCAATCTCTATTATGGAGATTTTCATGCCCTCAAAAACGTCAATATGCAACTGGAAGACAAGGTCGTGACCAGCTTTATCGGCCCATCAGGTTGCGGCAAGTCCACCTTCCTTAAGACCCTCAACCGCATGCAGGACTTGGTGCCTAGCGCCCGCGTAGAAGGGCTGATTGAGTTGGACGGCAAGAATATCTACAGTAAGAACTATGATGTCACCCAACTGCGTAAGCAAGTGGGTATGGTCTTCCAGCAACCTAACCCTTTCCCTAAGTCCATCTATGACAATATCGCTTACGGGCCACGTACTCACGGTATTAAGGACAGCCAAGTCCTAGATGAAATTGTGGAGAACAGCCTTAAGGGGGCCGCTATCTGGGATATGGTTAAGGACAAGTTGCATTCCAATGCCACTGAATTATCAGGGGGGCAGCAACAACGGATTTGTATTGCCAGAGCTATCGCTAACGACCCTGAAGTCCTACTTATGGACGAGCCGACTTCCGCCCTGGACCCTATTTCGACCAACAAGATTGAAGACTTGATTCAGGAACTCAAGGACCGCTACGCCATCGTGATTGTCACCCACAACATGCAACAGGCAGCCCGTATTTCGGACAAGACGGCCTTCTTCCTATCAGGGGAAGTAGTGGAATTTGGCGACACGGCCCAAATCTTTACCGATCCACACGATCAACGGACCAATGACTACATCTCAGGCCGCTTCGGCTAA
- the pstA gene encoding phosphate ABC transporter permease PstA, whose protein sequence is MSKLTWVKWLIYASAAFTLGMLAFIVGFIVWNGLGALRPSLFAWDYTTDNLSLTPALISTLITVGLSLAIATPIGVFTGFYLVEYADRKSRVVKVIRLAADTLAAVPSIVYGLFGMLFFVIYLRFQFSLLAGILTIVIMVLPIIISATEEGLLQVDNSLRMGSLALGAGKLRTIFTVVLPVAMPAILQGVILAVGRIVGETAALLFTLGSATGLPSSLMSSSRTLSLHMYVLSSEGLHLKEAYATGTVIILLVLAINGLSSYIGRRLSRGGN, encoded by the coding sequence ATGTCTAAGCTTACTTGGGTTAAGTGGCTGATCTATGCTTCGGCTGCCTTCACCTTGGGCATGTTAGCCTTCATTGTAGGTTTTATTGTCTGGAACGGGCTTGGCGCCTTAAGGCCTAGCCTCTTCGCCTGGGACTACACGACGGACAACCTGTCCTTGACGCCCGCTTTAATTTCGACCTTGATTACGGTCGGCCTGTCGCTGGCTATTGCCACCCCCATTGGTGTCTTTACCGGATTTTACCTAGTAGAGTACGCTGACCGCAAATCACGCGTAGTCAAAGTCATTCGTCTGGCTGCGGACACTTTGGCTGCCGTGCCGTCCATTGTTTATGGCTTGTTCGGCATGCTCTTCTTCGTTATCTACCTGCGCTTCCAGTTTTCGCTCTTGGCCGGGATTCTAACCATTGTCATTATGGTCCTACCCATTATTATTTCGGCAACGGAAGAAGGTCTGCTCCAGGTCGATAATTCCCTGCGTATGGGGAGCTTGGCCTTAGGTGCCGGCAAATTACGGACCATTTTCACCGTTGTCCTGCCTGTGGCTATGCCAGCCATCCTGCAAGGGGTCATTCTGGCCGTCGGGCGGATTGTCGGGGAAACGGCCGCCTTACTCTTTACCTTAGGGTCGGCGACCGGTCTGCCATCCAGCCTCATGTCCAGTTCTCGGACCCTGTCCCTACACATGTACGTGCTCTCGTCAGAAGGGCTTCACCTTAAGGAAGCCTACGCGACCGGGACCGTCATTATTCTCTTAGTACTAGCAATTAACGGCTTATCGAGCTACATTGGGCGTCGCTTAAGCCGAGGAGGAAATTAA
- the pstC gene encoding phosphate ABC transporter permease subunit PstC: MQRDVRETVMKYVFLISALISVLSIILIFYFIFSGGLPFILQQGIWEFLTGTNWRPTASQPEFGILPMIVGSLIVTGGAILIGVPIGVLTAVYMVFYCPKAYYRYAKSAINLMAAIPSIVYGFFALQIFVPFFRIMGRSGMNMVTASLLLGIMILPTIIGLSESAIRNVPKSYYQGAIGLGTTHERAILTVVVPAAKNGILSAVILGIGRAIGETMAVILVAGNQPRIPTELNQGVRTLTTNIVMEMAYATGQHREALIATAVVLFVFILIINLFFTRVKNKGGKR; this comes from the coding sequence ATGCAACGTGATGTACGTGAGACCGTCATGAAGTATGTCTTCTTGATTTCGGCATTAATCTCGGTCTTATCTATTATCCTGATCTTTTACTTTATTTTCTCCGGCGGTCTGCCCTTTATTCTGCAGCAGGGAATCTGGGAATTTCTGACCGGGACCAACTGGCGGCCAACGGCCAGTCAGCCTGAATTTGGCATTCTGCCCATGATTGTGGGGTCCCTGATTGTCACAGGAGGCGCTATCCTGATTGGGGTGCCCATTGGGGTCTTAACGGCCGTTTACATGGTTTTCTACTGTCCAAAAGCCTATTATCGCTATGCCAAGTCGGCCATTAATCTGATGGCGGCCATTCCTTCCATTGTCTATGGCTTCTTCGCCCTCCAAATCTTCGTGCCTTTCTTCCGGATTATGGGCCGGTCGGGCATGAACATGGTGACAGCCTCGCTCCTGCTAGGCATTATGATCCTGCCGACTATTATTGGCTTATCGGAATCAGCCATTCGTAATGTTCCTAAGTCCTATTATCAAGGGGCTATCGGCCTAGGAACCACCCACGAGCGGGCCATCCTAACCGTCGTGGTGCCAGCAGCTAAAAATGGTATTCTGTCGGCGGTCATCCTAGGGATTGGCCGGGCTATCGGGGAAACCATGGCCGTTATCCTAGTGGCGGGGAACCAGCCACGTATTCCTACAGAACTCAACCAAGGGGTTCGGACCCTGACAACCAATATTGTCATGGAAATGGCCTACGCAACCGGCCAGCACCGGGAAGCCTTAATCGCCACAGCCGTGGTCCTCTTCGTCTTCATTCTGATTATTAACCTCTTCTTCACCCGGGTTAAAAACAAAGGGGGTAAACGCTAA
- a CDS encoding polysaccharide deacetylase family protein — protein sequence MSDQEQVSKQDPIKPSEETSPSPASDPAALRKRATRTGLTLLAGTIAVLVLAWVAFPLIRGGSSQGIQVAESAIQDLYLSPQRDFLAQDISTSKLEAAKSKVQALGGWSGYRLMQDYQAAEARYQAIQALGQLYDSDQALIQGNQVNHKAKLAEGVTAETVKTVAGNESVTKVGKQDALGQAIQELIAEADQGFSLKDKVTAAISDLSLGTTVDQATVDTNVATLQAIEQDIQKIEAHTDAQDLSDQLKDKAKDFAKAVAKNATDDNLSKESIEALWSCASLADGLSGSAIDHRKLISLTFDDGPNPEVTEKLLAVLDKHQVKATFFMMGGFVEKYPEIARKVRDAGHQIGNHTYTHPDMAKESDEGVKKQIQYAQEAIQEATGVTPTLYRLPFGSGGKRVVDLLQPMTSIVWNVDSEDWKSHDKDMIIEQVLSHLQPKSVILMHDTHISTVEAIDVLIPIFKEKGYHFVMPQQNDLGYYYY from the coding sequence ATGTCAGACCAAGAACAAGTAAGCAAGCAAGATCCAATTAAACCTTCAGAAGAAACCAGTCCTAGCCCTGCCAGTGACCCAGCGGCCTTGAGAAAACGGGCAACCCGGACAGGCTTGACCCTCTTAGCAGGGACTATCGCAGTGCTAGTGCTGGCCTGGGTGGCTTTCCCTCTTATTCGTGGGGGGTCAAGCCAGGGCATCCAAGTAGCTGAGAGCGCCATTCAGGACCTCTACCTCAGTCCGCAACGAGACTTCTTGGCTCAAGATATCTCGACTAGCAAGTTAGAGGCGGCCAAGTCTAAGGTCCAAGCCTTAGGAGGTTGGTCTGGTTACCGACTTATGCAGGACTACCAAGCAGCAGAAGCCCGTTACCAAGCCATTCAAGCCTTGGGCCAGCTCTATGATAGCGACCAAGCCCTCATTCAAGGTAACCAAGTCAACCACAAGGCCAAATTAGCTGAGGGTGTGACGGCTGAGACAGTTAAGACCGTGGCTGGCAATGAATCGGTGACTAAGGTAGGCAAGCAAGATGCCCTAGGGCAAGCCATCCAAGAACTGATTGCGGAGGCTGATCAAGGCTTTAGCTTGAAAGATAAGGTGACGGCGGCGATTAGCGACTTGTCCTTGGGGACGACCGTCGATCAAGCGACGGTGGACACTAACGTAGCAACTCTTCAGGCCATCGAGCAAGATATCCAAAAGATTGAGGCTCATACCGATGCTCAGGACTTGAGCGACCAACTCAAGGATAAGGCCAAAGACTTCGCCAAGGCAGTAGCTAAAAATGCCACTGACGATAACTTATCCAAGGAAAGCATTGAGGCCCTCTGGTCTTGTGCTAGCCTAGCAGACGGCTTGTCAGGCTCTGCCATTGACCACCGTAAACTAATCAGTCTAACTTTTGACGATGGTCCTAACCCAGAAGTGACAGAGAAGTTACTGGCAGTCTTAGATAAGCACCAGGTGAAGGCTACCTTCTTCATGATGGGGGGCTTCGTCGAGAAGTATCCTGAGATTGCCCGTAAGGTGCGAGATGCCGGCCACCAAATCGGCAACCACACCTATACCCACCCGGACATGGCCAAGGAGTCAGATGAAGGGGTTAAGAAGCAAATTCAATACGCCCAAGAAGCCATTCAAGAAGCGACGGGTGTTACGCCAACCCTCTATCGCCTACCATTCGGGAGTGGGGGTAAGCGGGTGGTAGACCTCCTACAACCTATGACGTCGATTGTCTGGAACGTGGATTCCGAAGACTGGAAGAGCCACGACAAGGACATGATTATCGAGCAGGTCTTGAGCCACTTGCAACCTAAGTCAGTGATCCTCATGCACGATACCCACATCTCAACGGTGGAAGCCATTGATGTCCTCATTCCTATCTTCAAGGAGAAGGGCTATCACTTCGTCATGCCACAGCAGAACGATCTAGGTTATTACTATTACTAA
- the cls gene encoding cardiolipin synthase, which translates to MIKKLRGRFTTGRALVTTLLILIQLVWFATVFLNIIDYSLVLDALLRVFTVIMTLYLIRKNENPAYRMSWIILMGLLPIFGGLFYALFGNKRPSRRMAAQVANQVAKDYGQAVSGAYPHLLEQDSRLASLSYYIEQTSNLPVYGDTQVDYYAAGELALEPLLEALRSAERYILLEFFIMNPGLFMDQVFEVLAQKADQGVEVRVIYDDFGCLTTLPSDFVAQMEAIGIKCLQFNPFTPVISLAVNNRDHRKIVVVDGKVGFTGGMNLADEYINEIERFGYWKDNLIRLEGPGVWSLATLFLDMWNAFYPKKDINYETFKDDTLAERALRLADPSQGFVQVYGDTPLDNEPLGENVYRDMLNIAQDYVYIYTPYLVISYELQTAMTLAARRGVDVRLMTPGIPDKKMVFRMTRSYYRPLIEAGVKIYEFSPGFLHAKTFVADDRLASVGTINLDYRSLYLHFELSAMLYEHPVIPTIKADFLATQAQARQITLADTRNTLTGMLWDAVLRIVAPFV; encoded by the coding sequence GTGATTAAAAAACTCCGCGGTCGTTTTACTACTGGGCGGGCCCTGGTAACGACCCTTCTGATTCTGATTCAGTTAGTCTGGTTTGCCACGGTCTTTCTCAACATCATCGATTACTCCTTGGTACTGGACGCCCTGCTACGGGTCTTTACCGTTATTATGACCTTATACCTGATTCGTAAGAACGAGAACCCGGCCTATCGTATGAGCTGGATTATCTTAATGGGTCTCTTGCCTATCTTCGGTGGGCTTTTCTATGCCCTCTTCGGTAACAAGCGGCCTAGCCGACGCATGGCAGCCCAGGTAGCCAACCAGGTGGCCAAAGATTACGGCCAAGCTGTGTCAGGGGCATATCCGCACTTGTTAGAGCAGGATTCCCGGCTGGCTAGCCTCAGCTATTATATTGAACAGACCTCTAATTTGCCGGTCTACGGTGATACCCAGGTGGATTATTATGCCGCGGGTGAGTTGGCCTTGGAGCCTCTTTTGGAGGCTTTGCGGTCGGCGGAACGCTATATATTGCTTGAATTTTTCATTATGAATCCAGGCCTCTTCATGGATCAGGTCTTCGAAGTCTTAGCGCAAAAGGCTGACCAAGGAGTGGAGGTTCGGGTGATTTATGATGATTTTGGTTGTTTGACCACCCTGCCTAGTGACTTTGTCGCGCAAATGGAGGCCATCGGTATTAAGTGCCTGCAGTTTAATCCCTTTACGCCGGTGATTTCGCTAGCCGTTAACAACCGCGACCACCGTAAGATTGTGGTCGTCGACGGCAAGGTGGGCTTTACAGGTGGCATGAACCTAGCCGATGAATATATTAATGAAATCGAACGTTTTGGCTATTGGAAGGACAACCTGATTCGCCTAGAAGGGCCGGGTGTCTGGAGTTTGGCCACGCTCTTCCTAGATATGTGGAATGCCTTCTATCCTAAGAAGGATATTAACTATGAAACCTTCAAAGATGACACCCTAGCGGAGCGGGCGTTAAGGCTAGCCGATCCTTCCCAGGGCTTTGTCCAAGTATATGGGGACACGCCTTTGGATAATGAGCCTCTAGGTGAGAATGTCTATCGTGATATGCTCAATATTGCCCAGGATTATGTCTATATCTATACGCCATATCTGGTTATTTCCTATGAATTGCAGACGGCTATGACTTTGGCGGCGAGACGTGGGGTGGATGTGCGTCTTATGACACCGGGGATTCCGGACAAGAAGATGGTCTTCCGCATGACCCGTTCTTACTATCGTCCCTTGATTGAAGCAGGGGTTAAGATCTACGAATTCAGCCCTGGCTTCCTCCATGCCAAGACCTTTGTGGCGGACGATCGTCTGGCCAGTGTGGGGACCATTAACCTGGACTACCGCTCCCTTTATCTGCACTTTGAGTTGAGCGCTATGTTATACGAGCATCCAGTTATTCCAACCATCAAGGCGGACTTCCTGGCCACTCAAGCCCAAGCTCGCCAAATCACCCTGGCAGATACCCGTAATACCTTGACTGGTATGCTATGGGATGCTGTCTTACGGATTGTTGCACCATTTGTATAA